A single window of Doryrhamphus excisus isolate RoL2022-K1 chromosome 5, RoL_Dexc_1.0, whole genome shotgun sequence DNA harbors:
- the henmt1 gene encoding small RNA 2'-O-methyltransferase, with product MFSPSLHIQRHQFVVDFVKRNKPKQVVDLGCGECSLLQKLKFHREIELLVGVDVNGAKLSKKKHILAPLSTDYLQPTFKQLCIQLYQGSVTQKDARLRGFDLVTSIELIEHLPLHDLDQFSEVVFGYMAPQTVIISTPNSEFNPLFPGLSGFRHSDHKFEWTRVEFQSWALKACSEYGFKVEFTGVGESPPGEEESFGFCTQIGVFHRLLSKNRHMSGDDVDNHFSYTLLYSINYPSLHDNNILRKAVVSEVLYWVEKLKTEWLTENQEENPVEDYVRERGEHGGIFWTNGDIQECNMLHRHVSVPLHKLWICCPKLSELTDSLRNLVQLIIDDPQIKMNQDRSAVIICIQKEDVEDDDPNDLMDSGYVEANNMEREPWKVDG from the exons ATGTTCAGCCCGTCGCTTCACATACAGAGACACCAGTTTGTCGTTGACTTTGTCAAAAGGAATAAACCCAAACAG GTGGTGGATTTAGGCTGCGGCGAGTGCAGCCTTCTTCAAAAGCTCAAGTTTCACCGTGAAATTGAATTGTTGGTTGGAGTTGACGTCAATGGCGCCAAGCTGTCCAAAAAGAA GCATATATTAGCTCCTTTATCAACTGATTATCTCCAGCCAACCTTCAAGCAGCTATGCATCCAGCTCTACCAGGGCTCTGTTACACAAAAAGATGCCCGACTCAGAGGATTTGACCTGGTGACCAGTATAGAACT CATAGAGCATCTGCCTCTTCATGACTTGGACCAGTTTTCGGAGGTGGTCTTTGGATACATGGCCCCGCAAACAGTGATCATCAGTACACCAAATTCTGAGTTCAACCCGCTTTTTCCTGGACTCTCAGGTTTCAGACACAGTGACCACAAGTTTGAGTGGACCAGAGTGGAGTTTCAATCCTG GGCTCTGAAAGCATGTTCGGAGTATGGCTTCAAGGTGGAGTTCACTGGTGTGGGAGAATCACCCCCTGGAGAAGAAGAATCCTTTGGCTTCTGCACCCAGATTGGTGTGTTTCATCGACTCTTGAGCAAAAACAGGCACATGTCTGGCGATGATGTGGACAACCATTTTTCATACACATTG CTTTATAGCATAAACTATCCCAGCCTACATGACAACAACATCCTGCGGAAGGCCGTGGTTAGTGAGGTGCTGTATTGGGTGGAAAAGCTAAAAACTGAATGGCTGACAG AGAATCAGGAAGAAAATCCTGTGGAAGATTATGTGAGGGAAAGAGGAGAGCATGGAGGGATCTTTTGGACAAATGGTGACATACAGGAGTGTAACATGTTACacag GCATGTTTCTGTACCTCTACATAAGCTGTGGATCTGCTGCCCTAAATTGAGTGAGCTGACTGACAGTCTTCGTAATCTCGTACAACTAATTATAGATGATCCCCAAATTAAGATGAATCAGGACCGCTCTGCTGTAATTATCTGCATTCAGAAAGAAG ATGTTGAAGATGATGATCCTAATGATCTGATGGACAGCGGCTATGTGGAGGCCAACAACATGGAAAGAGAACCGTGGAAGGTCGATGGTTAG